One stretch of Nocardioides perillae DNA includes these proteins:
- a CDS encoding SDR family NAD(P)-dependent oxidoreductase, with product MGRFDGRVVVITGAARGIGFGTATRFAAEGASVAIVDLDEAAAADAAGRLELVDGAKAVGIGCDVSDAASVDAAVERVVTELGGIHVLVNNAGITRDNLLFKMTEDDWDLVMGVHLKGAFLMTKAAQKHFVEQKYGKVVNISSVSALGNRGQANYSAAKMGIQGFTRTLGIELGPFGINANAVAPGFIATEMTDATAARLKMDVEEFRKHAAEANPVKRVGFPEDIAAAVAFLASDEASYITGQTLYVDGGAKLG from the coding sequence ATGGGTCGTTTCGACGGACGCGTCGTCGTCATCACGGGTGCCGCGCGCGGCATCGGCTTCGGCACCGCCACCCGCTTCGCCGCCGAGGGCGCCTCGGTCGCCATCGTCGACCTCGACGAGGCGGCCGCCGCCGACGCCGCGGGCCGCCTCGAGCTGGTCGACGGGGCGAAGGCCGTCGGCATCGGCTGCGACGTCAGCGATGCCGCGTCGGTCGACGCCGCGGTCGAGCGGGTCGTGACCGAGCTCGGCGGCATCCACGTGCTGGTCAACAACGCCGGCATCACCCGCGACAACCTGCTGTTCAAGATGACGGAGGACGACTGGGACCTCGTCATGGGCGTGCACCTCAAGGGCGCCTTCCTCATGACGAAGGCCGCCCAGAAGCACTTCGTCGAGCAGAAGTACGGCAAGGTCGTCAACATCTCCAGCGTCTCCGCGCTGGGCAACCGCGGCCAGGCCAACTACTCCGCCGCCAAGATGGGCATCCAGGGCTTCACCCGCACCCTCGGCATCGAGCTCGGCCCCTTCGGCATCAACGCCAACGCGGTCGCCCCCGGCTTCATCGCCACCGAGATGACCGACGCCACGGCTGCCCGCCTCAAGATGGACGTCGAGGAGTTCCGCAAGCACGCCGCCGAGGCCAACCCGGTCAAGCGCGTCGGCTTCCCCGAGGACATCGCGGCCGCGGTCGCCTTCCTCGCCAGCGACGAGGCCTCCTACATCACCGGCCAGACGCTGTACGTCGACGGCGGCGCCAAGCTCGGCTGA